In Nitrospira sp., one genomic interval encodes:
- a CDS encoding AAA family ATPase codes for MNTECLALLAPNAGKTTALSGLIATACRDYGSEAVLVSSFTRAAAKELVSRQLPLNDDQVGTLHALCYRALDRPKLVAGNLLKDWNAEHPSWGFGGIASDIDDPYGHIEGGETKEGDLLLQELNRLRGLRIEPDAWPMRVQAFAEDWKDFKSQTFTMDFTDLIDLCVTQRLPIPHEAAAFFLDEVQDFSPLELHLARWWGESCERLYLVGDPDQCIYTFKGATPDAFLYPAVPADQIRVLGQSYRVPVAVHGAAVKWIEQMPHRFQVDYKPRAFQGEVDSIYLNYQYPAPIKDQLEAWLGEGKTVAFLASCSFFLDPLKRQLRDWGMPFHNPYRRTRGDWNPLHTKAGTIGASERVLAFGKVARGESWWTYRDLWAWAGCLESDGVFRHGAKTDMRRKAEADETMKALVETEDLEKWFVGDETAERVTAGDLEWLRGHLLSTYERPMRYACNVIESRGAAALTKAPQIILGTIHCSPGDEPVLTTEGYVPIGRLDPNKHRLASYMDNCNRLVWGGRNSKKGMPRKEMGYPFVVARNPYDGPLLTITTRGSRTRVTPTHRMQVRFTESFFNKWIVYLMRRGNWWRVGMCTSGKRPYASGGLKGRMSTEQADAGWILGVYETAREAYIAEMQIQCRYGLPGLTFQACKSRLFKSEELHTIHDTLISECVADRAMQLLRDRGLIEGEPLCTRGRGRTNQRGMFLTAAANVIDQYMEIPVVQDAFCCRKKGGNKPTWHQVTVLCEPFAGDVFSLEVLPHHHYISGGAVVHNSVKGGEADIVVLFPDLSPAGYREWTSPGEAQDAVRRMFYVGMTRAKEALYWAQPVGLSIGGYL; via the coding sequence GTGAATACAGAATGTTTGGCCCTCCTGGCACCTAATGCCGGGAAAACTACAGCATTATCGGGGCTGATTGCCACAGCCTGCCGGGACTACGGGAGCGAGGCGGTGCTGGTCTCGAGCTTCACGAGGGCGGCGGCGAAGGAACTGGTATCCCGGCAGCTCCCACTGAATGACGATCAGGTCGGCACGCTGCATGCCCTGTGTTATCGGGCATTGGATCGGCCGAAGCTGGTTGCCGGCAATCTCCTGAAGGATTGGAACGCAGAGCATCCCTCCTGGGGATTTGGTGGCATTGCCAGCGATATAGACGACCCCTATGGACACATTGAAGGGGGCGAGACGAAGGAGGGCGATCTCCTCCTCCAGGAACTCAATCGGCTGCGTGGGCTGCGCATAGAGCCAGATGCCTGGCCGATGCGAGTCCAGGCCTTCGCGGAGGACTGGAAGGATTTCAAGTCGCAGACGTTCACGATGGATTTTACCGACCTGATCGACCTGTGCGTGACCCAACGGCTTCCGATCCCGCATGAGGCCGCGGCGTTCTTCCTGGATGAGGTGCAAGACTTTAGCCCCCTGGAACTCCATCTTGCCCGCTGGTGGGGCGAAAGTTGCGAACGGCTGTATTTGGTCGGAGACCCGGATCAGTGCATTTATACGTTCAAAGGAGCCACGCCTGACGCCTTCCTGTATCCGGCTGTGCCGGCGGACCAGATACGGGTACTCGGACAATCCTACCGTGTCCCGGTGGCGGTGCATGGGGCGGCGGTCAAGTGGATTGAGCAAATGCCTCACCGGTTCCAGGTGGACTACAAGCCCAGAGCCTTTCAGGGCGAAGTCGATAGCATCTACCTGAATTACCAATACCCGGCACCGATCAAGGATCAGCTCGAAGCCTGGCTGGGCGAAGGCAAGACCGTGGCCTTCCTAGCGTCCTGCTCCTTCTTCCTGGATCCCCTCAAGCGGCAGCTGCGGGACTGGGGCATGCCGTTTCATAACCCGTACAGACGGACACGCGGGGACTGGAATCCGCTGCATACCAAGGCGGGCACGATCGGCGCCTCGGAGCGGGTGCTGGCGTTCGGGAAGGTGGCGCGCGGCGAATCCTGGTGGACGTACCGCGACCTGTGGGCCTGGGCGGGGTGCCTCGAATCGGACGGCGTGTTCCGGCATGGAGCCAAGACGGACATGCGACGGAAGGCCGAAGCCGATGAGACCATGAAGGCGCTGGTGGAGACGGAGGACCTTGAGAAGTGGTTTGTGGGGGACGAGACGGCGGAGCGCGTGACGGCGGGCGATTTGGAGTGGTTGCGGGGACATCTCTTGAGCACCTATGAACGGCCGATGCGCTACGCCTGCAATGTGATCGAATCTCGAGGCGCGGCGGCTCTGACGAAGGCGCCGCAAATCATCCTGGGTACGATTCATTGCTCCCCCGGAGATGAACCAGTGCTCACTACTGAGGGGTATGTGCCAATCGGGCGACTCGATCCAAACAAGCACAGGCTTGCCAGTTATATGGACAACTGCAACCGGCTCGTATGGGGAGGACGAAACAGCAAGAAAGGCATGCCGAGGAAGGAGATGGGGTACCCCTTTGTGGTTGCAAGGAATCCTTACGATGGACCCCTGCTGACAATCACCACAAGGGGGAGCCGGACGCGCGTAACGCCGACACATCGGATGCAGGTGCGCTTCACGGAATCCTTTTTCAATAAGTGGATTGTCTACCTCATGCGGCGCGGGAATTGGTGGAGAGTCGGCATGTGCACATCGGGTAAACGGCCGTATGCGTCCGGAGGTCTTAAAGGCCGTATGTCGACGGAGCAGGCTGACGCGGGATGGATTCTGGGGGTCTATGAAACGGCGCGTGAGGCGTACATTGCCGAGATGCAGATTCAATGTCGATATGGATTACCAGGGCTCACATTTCAGGCCTGCAAGTCCAGATTATTCAAGTCGGAGGAACTCCATACCATTCACGACACGCTCATATCTGAGTGCGTTGCGGATCGGGCGATGCAGCTATTGCGAGATCGTGGGCTCATAGAAGGCGAACCGCTGTGCACACGAGGGCGCGGGAGAACGAATCAGCGCGGCATGTTCTTAACGGCAGCGGCAAACGTGATCGACCAATACATGGAGATCCCCGTTGTCCAGGATGCGTTCTGTTGCCGCAAGAAAGGAGGCAATAAGCCGACGTGGCATCAAGTCACTGTTTTGTGCGAGCCGTTCGCCGGGGATGTTTTTAGCCTTGAGGTGCTTCCGCACCACCATTACATCTCTGGCGGGGCCGTCGTGCACAATTCTGTCAAAGGGGGTGAGGCCGACATTGTGGTCCTGTTTCCGGACCTCTCGCCGGCGGGGTATCGGGAATGGACGTCGCCGGGGGAGGCACAGGATGCCGTACGGAGAATGTTTTATGTCGGGATGACGAGAGCAAAAGAAGCCCTGTATTGGGCGCAACCGGTGGGACTGAGCATAGGAGGGTATTTATGA
- a CDS encoding DUF2829 domain-containing protein: MDNENFNFSRALEEIKAGHKVARAGWNGKNMFLFLVPGSTFKVNRPPLLGIYEEGTEVNYCPHIDMRTADGKIVPWLCSQTDMLANDWEIVR, encoded by the coding sequence ATGGATAACGAGAATTTCAACTTCAGTCGTGCGCTCGAAGAGATCAAGGCGGGCCATAAGGTAGCGCGTGCCGGATGGAATGGAAAGAACATGTTCCTATTTCTGGTGCCTGGATCGACGTTCAAAGTGAACCGTCCCCCGTTGCTTGGCATCTACGAGGAAGGCACCGAGGTTAACTACTGCCCGCACATCGACATGCGCACGGCAGACGGGAAAATCGTGCCGTGGCTCTGTAGCCAAACGGACATGCTGGCCAACGATTGGGAGATTGTTCGATAA
- the rph gene encoding ribonuclease PH — MVSGASGSRVDGRRRDQIRPVKVTRDFIKHAEGSVLIEMGDTKVICTASVEEKVPPFLRDKGRGWVTAEYAMLPRATHDRSPREAVKGKQGGRTLEIQRLVGRALRAVTDTTRLGERTVWIDCDVIQADGGTRTASITGAFIALADALAVLKRKELIKKSPLADYLAAISVGKVGGTVMVDLAYQEDSQADVDLNLVMTGAGRYVEVQGTAERTPFDKKDMDEFLHLGWGAICELVEMQKSLIGALE; from the coding sequence ATGGTGAGCGGGGCAAGCGGCAGTCGGGTCGACGGGCGGCGGCGGGATCAAATCCGTCCCGTCAAGGTGACGCGGGACTTCATCAAGCATGCTGAAGGTTCGGTGCTGATCGAAATGGGCGATACGAAGGTGATTTGCACGGCTTCGGTGGAGGAAAAGGTCCCGCCCTTCTTGCGGGACAAGGGCCGAGGCTGGGTGACGGCGGAATATGCGATGTTGCCGCGAGCGACCCATGATCGGTCGCCGCGCGAGGCGGTGAAGGGCAAACAGGGTGGACGGACGCTTGAAATTCAACGGCTGGTAGGACGGGCCTTGCGGGCCGTGACCGATACCACCCGGTTAGGCGAACGAACCGTCTGGATCGATTGCGATGTCATCCAAGCGGACGGCGGGACGCGCACCGCGTCCATCACCGGGGCCTTCATCGCGCTGGCGGACGCCCTGGCCGTGTTGAAACGGAAAGAATTGATCAAAAAGAGTCCGCTGGCCGATTACCTGGCGGCGATCAGCGTGGGCAAGGTCGGCGGAACGGTGATGGTCGACTTGGCCTACCAAGAGGATTCACAGGCAGATGTAGACCTCAACCTGGTGATGACCGGCGCGGGACGGTACGTGGAAGTGCAGGGCACGGCTGAACGGACGCCGTTCGACAAGAAGGATATGGACGAGTTTCTCCATCTCGGCTGGGGCGCGATTTGCGAACTGGTCGAGATGCAGAAGTCGTTGATCGGGGCGCTCGAGTGA
- a CDS encoding XTP/dITP diphosphatase, which yields MTRRIVLATRNQHKKQELMALLRDLDVAIMTLDDFPQAPDVVEDGETCEANALKKAVEIAQYTGLPAVADDTGLEVDALGGRPGAFAARYAGEQATYEDNCRKLLQELRDVPASNRQARFVTVAAIAFPGGRTASVKGTLEGWIAEAATGSHGFGYDPIFLLEDRRQTLAQLPPDVKNRISHRARAFAQAKDLLRGMLAEHQSVGA from the coding sequence GTGACCAGGCGAATCGTCCTTGCGACCCGGAATCAGCACAAGAAGCAGGAGCTGATGGCCTTGTTGCGGGATCTAGACGTCGCCATTATGACGTTGGATGACTTTCCCCAGGCGCCGGACGTGGTTGAAGACGGTGAAACCTGCGAGGCCAATGCCCTGAAGAAGGCTGTGGAGATTGCGCAGTACACCGGCCTCCCGGCCGTCGCCGACGACACTGGACTGGAGGTCGACGCCTTGGGGGGCCGTCCGGGAGCCTTCGCCGCCCGCTATGCGGGGGAACAGGCCACCTACGAGGACAATTGCCGCAAACTATTACAGGAACTGCGTGATGTGCCTGCGAGCAACCGGCAGGCGCGGTTTGTCACGGTCGCGGCCATTGCCTTTCCCGGCGGCCGCACGGCCTCGGTGAAGGGGACGTTGGAGGGGTGGATTGCCGAAGCGGCAACCGGGTCCCATGGGTTTGGTTACGATCCCATTTTCCTGCTGGAGGACCGCCGGCAGACCTTGGCCCAGTTGCCGCCGGATGTGAAGAACCGGATCAGCCATCGTGCGCGGGCCTTTGCGCAAGCGAAGGACCTGTTACGGGGGATGTTGGCGGAGCATCAATCAGTCGGGGCGTAG
- a CDS encoding HNH endonuclease, with product MCPTCQREFTAWSYPERTPRLYCSRQCWLKKHNNPRRNAEVGRRFKDKIRAAHIDRGERKTYRKCYGRHEHRVVMERIIGRPLRSDEIVHHKNEDKRDNRPENLQLMTRAEHARHHFHGR from the coding sequence ATGTGCCCAACCTGCCAGCGTGAATTTACGGCCTGGTCCTATCCGGAGAGGACGCCACGGCTCTACTGCTCCCGCCAGTGCTGGCTGAAAAAGCACAATAACCCTCGGCGCAACGCCGAGGTCGGGAGACGATTTAAGGACAAGATTCGCGCGGCGCATATTGATCGGGGAGAGCGGAAGACCTATCGAAAGTGCTATGGGCGGCATGAGCATCGTGTGGTGATGGAGCGCATCATCGGACGGCCGCTTCGATCAGATGAAATCGTGCATCATAAAAACGAAGATAAGCGAGACAACCGACCGGAAAACCTTCAATTGATGACGAGGGCTGAACATGCCAGGCATCACTTCCATGGACGTTAA
- a CDS encoding VRR-NUC domain-containing protein: protein MEGDCTVDEGGAAGGRVSARVGLRRPVPGGKQERVPTVKGTVKESIITGNILKYLNGLVGCYARKVPGGFFSSGWPDIVGCYAGQAFLIEVKAPGGKTTRLQDRELTRWGAAKARTLVAYSVDDVVTFMSGYHDPTKGARDE, encoded by the coding sequence ATGGAGGGAGATTGCACAGTGGACGAAGGGGGAGCAGCCGGCGGACGTGTGTCAGCTCGTGTCGGATTGCGACGACCAGTACCGGGCGGGAAACAAGAGCGGGTTCCTACAGTCAAAGGAACGGTTAAGGAGTCGATTATTACCGGCAACATCCTCAAGTACCTCAACGGACTCGTCGGGTGCTATGCCCGAAAAGTCCCCGGGGGCTTCTTCTCCAGCGGATGGCCGGACATTGTCGGCTGCTACGCAGGGCAGGCTTTTCTGATTGAGGTGAAGGCGCCGGGGGGTAAGACCACGCGGCTACAGGACCGGGAGCTGACGCGCTGGGGCGCCGCAAAAGCCCGGACCCTCGTCGCGTACAGCGTCGACGACGTGGTGACGTTCATGAGCGGCTATCACGACCCCACGAAAGGAGCGCGGGATGAGTGA
- a CDS encoding HNH endonuclease, translated as MQRGRGLGLSYIKQDGKHQHRLVAQRTIGRPLRSGEIVHHLNGDKRDNRPENLEVLSSQSQHARLHNLARFASKGGGSVVGKA; from the coding sequence ATGCAGCGAGGAAGAGGCCTCGGTTTGTCATACATCAAGCAGGACGGAAAACATCAACATCGCTTAGTCGCGCAACGAACGATCGGAAGGCCTCTACGTTCAGGAGAGATAGTCCACCACTTAAACGGGGACAAGCGCGACAACAGGCCGGAAAATTTAGAAGTGCTATCCAGTCAATCTCAACACGCGCGACTTCACAACCTCGCGCGCTTTGCATCGAAGGGGGGTGGTTCTGTTGTCGGGAAGGCGTGA
- a CDS encoding DUF4043 family protein — translation MALREILTSQGVVPEQWEASVNEEYLRDQFWSRWMGTSDNALIQLNEDLGKGPGDAINTSIRSQISGGVITGNVKTTGNEGSMQFYNFRMSVDDDKVAVKYENIPLSQQRVAFGIIESMRSGLKDKRQLRHDDRITAALSDVSTGRVRGRYQYGKLDSNWHATHATALGNVDNTDDKVTIDTIGKLTRKAEILGGNATAKIRPYKVMVGDGIQRWYVLVLHTYCARDLTKDDPAWKNPMLLLPAMAPQNSPLYTGSSFLGGYEGVLIYRWEGVQVLPDAGDSSIDVAHNLFMGAQAAVVAWAQHGKITEEVSNYGKDLGLEHHEINGISKVVYDRNAEDGSTNEDNAVIHYFAAAEPDA, via the coding sequence ATGGCATTACGGGAAATCCTCACCTCTCAGGGCGTAGTCCCTGAACAGTGGGAAGCGAGCGTGAATGAGGAATACTTGCGCGATCAGTTTTGGTCGCGGTGGATGGGCACGTCCGACAATGCTCTGATCCAGCTTAATGAGGACCTGGGCAAGGGTCCTGGCGATGCGATCAATACCAGCATTCGCTCGCAAATTTCTGGTGGCGTCATTACCGGGAACGTGAAGACGACCGGCAATGAAGGGTCGATGCAGTTCTATAACTTCCGGATGAGCGTCGATGACGACAAGGTCGCCGTGAAGTACGAGAACATTCCCTTGTCACAGCAGCGCGTGGCGTTTGGCATCATCGAATCCATGCGCTCCGGGCTGAAGGACAAGCGGCAGCTGCGCCACGATGACCGGATCACGGCGGCGCTGTCTGACGTGTCAACTGGCCGTGTGCGAGGTCGCTACCAGTATGGAAAGCTCGATTCCAACTGGCATGCGACCCATGCGACCGCGCTGGGGAACGTCGACAATACCGACGACAAGGTGACGATCGACACGATCGGCAAACTCACCCGCAAGGCGGAAATCCTGGGCGGCAATGCGACGGCCAAGATTCGCCCGTACAAGGTGATGGTCGGCGACGGGATCCAGCGGTGGTATGTGCTCGTGTTGCATACCTATTGCGCGCGCGATCTCACGAAGGACGATCCAGCCTGGAAGAATCCGATGTTGTTGTTGCCGGCGATGGCGCCGCAAAACTCTCCGCTCTATACCGGTTCCTCGTTCCTTGGCGGGTATGAGGGCGTGCTCATCTATCGATGGGAAGGCGTCCAGGTCCTGCCAGATGCCGGGGATAGCAGCATCGATGTGGCGCACAACTTGTTCATGGGCGCGCAAGCCGCGGTCGTGGCCTGGGCGCAGCACGGCAAGATCACCGAGGAAGTGTCCAACTACGGGAAGGACCTCGGTCTCGAGCATCATGAAATCAACGGCATCAGTAAGGTGGTCTACGACCGCAACGCGGAAGATGGCAGCACGAACGAGGACAATGCCGTCATTCACTATTTCGCGGCTGCGGAACCTGACGCGTAA
- a CDS encoding helix-turn-helix domain-containing protein — protein sequence MAAAVDRGPRKGRERTFRNSRKLDRDAALAMAKGGMRSPEIADRLGVAPSTVFRFLQSTDEENRAVQQYKSCRADVFAKIQGQALDLQQRIIQSFTDGVLSSLAPHQKTGLLHTLNTVTGTLYDKERLERGQSTTNLAVMGRIMGQAHGSLWSDRVTPQESSVQPVEALPPPTPGGGTSEAEQAEGAPDRVPSAEKGPLGGPSARPVGNRSRAAKTANKKRKAT from the coding sequence ATGGCGGCTGCTGTGGATCGAGGCCCTCGGAAAGGTCGGGAACGCACGTTTCGCAATTCACGGAAGCTTGATCGTGATGCCGCGTTGGCCATGGCTAAGGGCGGCATGCGAAGCCCTGAGATAGCCGATAGGCTGGGCGTTGCGCCGAGCACGGTGTTTCGCTTTCTCCAGTCTACCGATGAAGAGAATAGGGCCGTTCAGCAATACAAGAGCTGTCGGGCGGATGTGTTTGCGAAGATCCAAGGGCAAGCTCTGGATTTACAGCAGCGCATCATTCAGAGCTTTACGGACGGCGTTCTAAGCTCACTCGCGCCCCATCAAAAGACTGGCCTGCTCCATACTCTCAATACAGTTACCGGCACGCTCTACGACAAGGAACGCCTCGAGCGCGGGCAAAGCACCACAAACCTGGCCGTTATGGGGCGGATCATGGGTCAAGCGCATGGTTCGCTATGGTCCGATCGCGTAACCCCGCAGGAATCCAGCGTTCAGCCTGTCGAGGCCCTTCCACCTCCTACGCCAGGAGGTGGAACGAGCGAGGCTGAACAAGCCGAAGGCGCGCCGGACCGGGTCCCATCTGCTGAGAAGGGACCCCTAGGGGGGCCCTCGGCGCGGCCTGTCGGCAACAGGTCCCGCGCAGCGAAGACGGCAAACAAAAAGCGCAAGGCTACGTAA
- a CDS encoding HNH endonuclease codes for MRRYLSGPIPESALSHIDLVAHHSSLRIAHSARVTADTVRVCKYKRKQRTVTSNHLTAAQLAVLRMRQGGRCYWCCCELVECRTHLDHVLPLSRGGAHSLENVRFSCQSCNIAKGARHPLSFVLSLLGA; via the coding sequence ATGAGGCGGTATTTATCTGGGCCAATTCCTGAGAGTGCGTTGAGCCATATTGACTTGGTGGCGCATCACTCATCGCTTCGAATCGCGCATTCGGCACGAGTTACCGCTGACACTGTAAGGGTGTGTAAATACAAGCGAAAGCAGCGAACGGTCACAAGCAACCATCTCACGGCTGCACAGCTCGCAGTACTCCGCATGAGGCAAGGCGGGCGCTGCTATTGGTGCTGCTGTGAACTGGTCGAATGCCGCACCCATCTGGACCATGTTTTGCCACTCAGCAGGGGTGGGGCTCATAGCCTTGAAAACGTCCGATTTTCCTGCCAATCGTGCAACATCGCTAAGGGCGCGCGGCACCCTCTTTCCTTCGTACTGTCCCTTTTAGGGGCATGA
- a CDS encoding response regulator: MSSSTVSEPTVKPSLLENRNILIVDDEEPIRRLLGYLLQPHGYQVSLAGESREARQHLDRGPFALVLCDVNMPGESGMDLVRHILTEYPSTAVIMITGLDSPVLANAALDMGAFGYIIKPFEANEVLINVANALRRRKLEIENAMHRENLEEVVRTRTIALQQALDWLERSEKELRLSREETIQRLAIAAEFRDSATAQHIQRMSHYCELLARRSGLSAERCDLIRTASPMHDIGKIGTPDHVLLKPGKFTPEEFKVITQHTEIGYRILAGSDSELLKVAALIAWTHHERYDGTGYPRGLKGNEIPLEGRIVSIADNFDALTTERVYKPAYDFEHAKELMIKERGKHFDPELLDVFMASMDEIRRIHDQYEDRSLRSPLRQSAALSKDGKPHGTTDYA; this comes from the coding sequence ATGAGTAGTTCGACCGTCAGTGAACCGACCGTGAAACCGTCACTACTGGAAAACCGCAATATCCTCATCGTCGACGACGAGGAGCCCATTCGTCGTCTATTGGGCTATCTGCTTCAGCCCCACGGCTACCAGGTCAGCTTGGCGGGAGAGTCCCGCGAGGCTCGTCAACATTTGGATAGGGGGCCCTTTGCCCTCGTGCTCTGTGATGTCAACATGCCGGGTGAGTCCGGCATGGACCTCGTCCGCCATATCCTGACGGAATATCCCTCCACGGCCGTCATCATGATCACCGGCCTCGACAGCCCCGTGCTCGCCAACGCCGCACTGGACATGGGCGCCTTCGGCTACATCATCAAGCCCTTCGAGGCGAACGAGGTGCTGATCAACGTCGCCAATGCCCTGCGGCGCCGCAAGCTCGAAATCGAAAACGCCATGCACCGGGAGAATCTGGAAGAAGTCGTGCGTACGAGGACCATCGCCCTACAGCAAGCGCTGGATTGGCTGGAGCGGAGCGAAAAGGAACTACGGTTGTCGCGCGAGGAGACGATCCAACGACTCGCCATCGCCGCGGAATTTCGTGACAGCGCCACAGCCCAACACATTCAACGAATGAGCCACTACTGCGAGTTGCTGGCCCGCCGTTCCGGCCTGTCCGCCGAGCGTTGCGACCTCATTCGCACCGCAAGCCCGATGCACGATATCGGGAAGATCGGCACCCCCGACCATGTCCTGCTGAAGCCGGGGAAATTTACGCCGGAGGAGTTCAAAGTCATCACTCAGCATACGGAGATCGGCTACCGCATTCTCGCCGGGTCCGATTCCGAACTGCTCAAGGTCGCGGCGCTGATCGCCTGGACGCATCACGAACGGTACGACGGTACGGGCTATCCGCGCGGGCTCAAGGGAAACGAGATTCCCTTGGAAGGGCGGATCGTGTCCATCGCCGACAATTTCGACGCGCTCACGACCGAGCGGGTCTACAAGCCGGCCTACGACTTCGAACATGCGAAGGAATTGATGATCAAGGAGCGGGGCAAACATTTCGACCCCGAACTGCTCGACGTCTTCATGGCGTCGATGGACGAGATTCGACGCATCCATGACCAGTATGAAGACCGCTCGCTTCGCAGCCCCCTGCGCCAGAGCGCGGCGCTCTCGAAGGATGGAAAGCCCCATGGCACGACGGACTACGCCTGA